Proteins co-encoded in one Candidatus Bealeia paramacronuclearis genomic window:
- the pdhA gene encoding pyruvate dehydrogenase (acetyl-transferring) E1 component subunit alpha: MPPKQDSLTLNRDLALKFYEDMLLIRRFEERSAQLYGMGLIAGFCHLYIGQEAVVVGLQSLLSPQDTVITAYRDHGHMLACGMEPGRVMAELTGRIDGYSKGKGGSMHMFSREKNFYGGHGIVGAQIPLGTGLALAHKYKNDGGVSLTYMGDGACNQGQVYEAYNMASLWKLPIVYIIENNHYAMGTSTARSAAGPNYYGRGQGWGIPGEKADGMDLQKVREAGARAIEHARSGKGPYILELDTYRYRGHSMSDPAKYRSKEEVDGVKNNRDPIDHFKDFIMKDLKITENDIAAVDDRVKKIVLEAVEFSKNSPEPDPQELYTDILVEVSA, from the coding sequence GTGCCCCCAAAGCAAGACTCTTTAACACTCAACCGTGATTTAGCACTCAAGTTTTATGAGGATATGCTTCTCATTCGTCGGTTTGAGGAACGTTCCGCACAACTCTATGGCATGGGGTTGATAGCAGGATTTTGCCACCTCTACATTGGCCAAGAGGCCGTGGTCGTCGGTTTGCAATCTCTATTGAGTCCACAAGACACTGTCATTACTGCCTATCGCGATCATGGACATATGCTTGCGTGTGGAATGGAACCAGGTCGTGTGATGGCCGAGCTTACAGGGCGCATTGATGGCTATTCCAAAGGTAAAGGTGGCTCAATGCATATGTTCAGCCGCGAGAAAAATTTCTATGGTGGGCATGGCATTGTGGGTGCGCAAATTCCTTTGGGCACAGGTTTGGCGCTCGCGCATAAATATAAAAATGATGGGGGCGTGTCCCTGACATATATGGGGGACGGTGCCTGTAACCAAGGTCAAGTTTATGAAGCTTATAATATGGCATCCCTTTGGAAACTTCCCATCGTTTACATCATTGAGAATAATCACTACGCCATGGGAACCTCAACAGCACGATCTGCAGCAGGCCCCAACTATTATGGGCGAGGTCAAGGCTGGGGAATTCCTGGTGAAAAAGCCGATGGTATGGATCTACAAAAAGTCCGTGAGGCAGGTGCCCGCGCCATTGAGCATGCACGCTCTGGGAAGGGGCCTTATATTTTAGAGCTCGATACTTATCGATATCGTGGACATTCGATGTCAGATCCTGCGAAATATCGTTCGAAAGAGGAAGTGGATGGCGTCAAAAACAATCGCGATCCGATTGATCATTTTAAAGATTTCATTATGAAAGATCTCAAAATCACAGAAAATGATATTGCGGCCGTAGATGATCGCGTGAAGAAAATTGTTCTTGAGGCTGTTGAGTTTTCAAAGAACTCTCCTGAACCCGATCCTCAAGAGCTCTATACCGATATTTTGGTCGAGGTTTCAGCATAA
- the lptB gene encoding LPS export ABC transporter ATP-binding protein: MKNTDSEIQDLRASGLRKAFKGRIVVDDVNLHVKRGEAVGLLGPNGAGKTTSFSIITGLIHADAGQVNLAGQDITNLPMYRRARLGIGYLPQESSIFRGLTVEGNIRAILELNEPNREIREERLEQLLDEFTIKHIRNSPAPALSGGERRRTEIARALANNPHFMLLDEPLAGIDPIAVGEIRELISHLKNKNIGVLITDHNVRDTLGIVDRAYIINEGRVLKEGNPQEIVADKDVRRVYLGEDFTL; the protein is encoded by the coding sequence ATGAAAAACACAGATTCAGAAATTCAAGACCTTCGCGCCTCGGGCCTTAGAAAAGCCTTTAAGGGTCGTATCGTTGTCGACGACGTTAATCTTCACGTTAAACGAGGAGAGGCTGTTGGATTGTTAGGTCCCAATGGTGCCGGAAAAACAACAAGCTTTTCCATCATTACAGGACTTATTCACGCCGATGCTGGACAAGTCAATCTTGCAGGTCAAGACATCACAAACCTTCCCATGTATAGAAGGGCACGCCTTGGAATTGGTTACCTACCCCAAGAGTCCTCTATTTTCAGAGGTCTCACAGTGGAAGGCAATATTCGTGCGATTTTAGAGCTCAATGAGCCGAACCGCGAAATTCGCGAGGAACGCCTTGAACAGCTCTTAGATGAATTTACAATCAAACATATCCGCAACTCCCCCGCTCCTGCGCTTTCCGGTGGAGAGCGTCGCAGAACTGAAATTGCACGCGCATTGGCCAACAACCCTCACTTCATGCTATTAGATGAGCCTCTGGCGGGAATTGATCCCATTGCTGTCGGCGAAATCCGCGAACTTATTTCCCATCTAAAAAATAAAAATATCGGCGTTTTGATCACAGACCACAACGTTCGGGACACACTTGGGATTGTCGATCGCGCCTATATCATCAATGAAGGGCGCGTCTTAAAAGAAGGTAATCCTCAAGAGATTGTTGCCGACAAAGATGTGCGCCGCGTTTATCTGGGTGAAGATTTTACTCTTTAA